Proteins from one Malaya genurostris strain Urasoe2022 chromosome 2, Malgen_1.1, whole genome shotgun sequence genomic window:
- the LOC131430064 gene encoding inosine triphosphate pyrophosphatase, with product MSTLLELPCLSTICGSSLAECEMQESRATNQFNTCCVSRKKMILNSFQNDQWKTNDRVFRNLNQYESKTRKIMSRPISFVTGNAKKLEEVRAILGSKFPREIIPVKLDLPELQGEVDDICRKKCMEAARRVQGPVLVEDTCLCFNALKGLPGPYIKWFLDKLQPEGLHKLLDGWEDKSAQAVCTFAYAPDEDGEVILFQGCTDGDIVFPRGSRDFGWDPIFQPKGYGKTYAELPKERKNEISHRFRALDKVRDYFYSESQ from the exons ATGTCTACGTTGTTAGAATTACCATGTTTGTCTACTATATGTGGTAGTTCTCTTGCAGAGTGTGAAATGCAAGAAAGTCGCGCAACAAATCAATTCAATACATGTTGTGTTTCgcggaaaaaaatgatattGAATTCATTCCAGAACGATCAGTGGAAAACAAATGACAGGGTTTTCCGTAACCTCAACCAGTATGAAAGCAAAACACGGAAGATTATGTCTCGTCCGATTTCGTTCGTTACTGGCAATGCCAAAAAACTGGAAGAAGTTCGGGCAATTTTAGGAAGCAAGTTCCCTCGTGAAATAATTCCCGTCAAGCTAGACTTGCCAGAGCTACAAGGTGAAGTAGACGATATCTGCCGGAAGAAATGTATGGAGGCCGCCAGACGTGTCCAAGGACCGGTACTGGTGGAAGACACCTGTCTTTGCTTCAACGCTCTGAAAGGCTTACCAG GACCATATATAAAATGGTTTTTAGATAAATTACAACCGGAAGGATTGCATAAATTGCTAGATGGTTGGGAAGATAAATCCGCACAAGCTGTTTGTACATTCGCTTACGCGCCAGATGAAGATGGGGAAGTTATTCTTTTTCAAGGCTGCACTGATGGAGACATTGTATTTCCTCGAGGTAGTCGCGATTTTGGCTGGGATCCAATTTTTCAACCAAAAGGCTATGGCAAAACGTATGCTGAATTACCAAAAGAGCGTAAGAATGAGATATCTCATAGATTTAGAGCGTTGGATAAAGTTAGAGACTATTTCTATTCGGAATCACaataa
- the LOC131430065 gene encoding mannose-P-dolichol utilization defect 1 protein homolog, whose product MTDYAKKFMLLLMNEKCYDNYFVDFDLLNVDCSKALLSKGLGLGIIAGSVLVKVPQITKILANKSAKGINLFSVCLDLFAITIHMSYSFVSGFPFSSWGDTSFLALQTAIIAFLVLMYNNSLVKAIAFSVVYFAVTYALMGGPTPLEYLLIAQGFNIPILLLGKLSQAYTNYRNGSTGQLSAVTCFMLLAGSLARIFTSIQETGDQMMIITYGFSSFANAVIVLQLLYYWGEDTKPRGLGTSKKATKAKAKKSD is encoded by the exons ATGACCGATTACGCTAAGAAATTCATGTTACTTCTTATGAATGAAAAGTGTTACGATAACTATTTCGTAGATTTTGATCTGCTGAATG TGGACTGTTCCAAAGCTTTACTCAGTAAAGGGTTGGGCTTAGGAATAATAGCCGGTTCAGTACTAGTCAAAGTTCCACAGATAACCAAAATACTGGCCAACAAATCAGCAAAAGGAATCAATCTGTTTAGCGTTTGTTTAGATTTGTTTGCGATTACTATCCATATGTCGTATAGCTTTGTTAGTGGTTTTCCGTTTAGTTCCTGGGGAGACACATCGTTCCTTGCTCTGCAAACTGCCATTATCGCGTTTCTTGTGCTCATGTACAATAATTCATTAGTAAAGGCAATTGCATTCAGCGTGGTTTACTTTGCAGTGACCTATGCACTGATGGGAGGGCCAACACCCCTTGAATACCTTTTGATCGCCCAAGGATTCAACATTCCAATTCTTCTGCTGGGAAAGCTATCTCAAGCTTATACTAACTATCGGAATGGTAGTACTGGTCAGCTGTCTGCGGTCACCTGTTTCATGTTGTTGGCTGGATCTTTGGCCCGAATCTTTACGTCTATTCAAGAGACTGGCGATCAAATGATGATCATAACTTACGGATTTTCGTCGTTTGCTAATGCTGTCATTGTACTGCAGCTACTGTACTACTGGGGTGAAGATACAAAACCACGCGGTTTAGGAACATCGAAGAAGGCCACTAAAGCTAAGGCTAAGAAATCTGACTAA